One genomic window of Deinococcus misasensis DSM 22328 includes the following:
- a CDS encoding SGNH/GDSL hydrolase family protein, with protein sequence MSKGGFVPNNQIVAQQAAVLVQRMMLGAEDAAMLILGDSTGATNTRWVYLLAQRLGAMFPTWTVLYRTYKDTNDTWNSAVTLQTGTSGRTLTVWNGSISGTQASYPVATQARWAVMSSMTPQLVMVNYGHNTTGVGATYRATHYALMRKVQETWPSAGVICTLQNPRGTGDAERTNHLIRMRTVMELCASEGYGCINVTQAFLNDSSYTANLLLPDGIHPNDNAGSPLWANEVARHFKASRLVVPQAPPMRETWRFIPASQFLASENAPTLAIANTMPAWTMDPSTQMSVNAAVDIPSHWQSFDVHFVWTVALGTGYTGSNNGVAWEVGLQNLGTGGFSAPMPASGASGVFSAPGGVVAGVAPNQGSAYPTVWTRVATNQSASYRPIGLRARRVAADALDTVTTNVFLLGVLLVRAS encoded by the coding sequence ATGAGCAAAGGCGGCTTCGTCCCCAACAACCAAATCGTTGCCCAGCAGGCAGCAGTCCTCGTTCAGCGCATGATGCTCGGCGCCGAGGATGCAGCAATGCTCATCCTCGGCGACAGCACCGGGGCCACCAACACCCGATGGGTTTACTTGCTGGCGCAGAGGCTCGGGGCGATGTTCCCAACGTGGACTGTTTTGTATCGCACATATAAAGATACGAATGACACCTGGAACTCCGCTGTGACACTCCAGACCGGCACGAGTGGCAGAACCCTGACCGTCTGGAACGGCAGCATCTCCGGCACGCAGGCATCCTACCCAGTGGCAACGCAGGCACGGTGGGCTGTGATGTCCTCAATGACTCCTCAGCTTGTGATGGTCAACTACGGGCACAATACAACGGGCGTCGGGGCCACTTATCGTGCCACACACTATGCCTTGATGCGCAAAGTGCAGGAAACATGGCCCAGCGCGGGGGTGATCTGTACGCTCCAGAACCCGAGGGGAACTGGGGATGCCGAGAGGACCAACCACCTGATCCGCATGCGGACAGTCATGGAGTTGTGCGCCTCAGAGGGGTATGGGTGCATCAACGTCACTCAGGCATTCCTGAATGATTCGTCCTATACAGCAAATCTGTTGCTGCCGGACGGCATCCACCCCAACGACAATGCTGGTTCGCCCCTCTGGGCCAATGAGGTTGCAAGGCACTTCAAGGCCAGCAGGCTCGTGGTCCCCCAGGCCCCTCCGATGCGGGAGACATGGCGTTTCATTCCGGCCTCGCAGTTTCTGGCCTCCGAAAATGCCCCCACTCTGGCGATTGCCAACACCATGCCTGCATGGACGATGGACCCGAGCACGCAGATGAGCGTCAATGCTGCTGTGGACATCCCATCACACTGGCAGTCATTTGATGTCCATTTCGTGTGGACAGTTGCTCTGGGCACAGGTTACACAGGCAGTAACAACGGCGTGGCATGGGAGGTCGGGCTGCAAAACCTTGGGACTGGCGGTTTCAGTGCGCCCATGCCTGCCTCGGGTGCAAGTGGGGTTTTCAGTGCGCCGGGTGGGGTCGTCGCCGGAGTGGCCCCAAACCAAGGGAGTGCCTACCCCACTGTGTGGACCCGTGTCGCCACCAACCAGAGTGCCAGTTACAGACCCATCGGACTGAGAGCAAGGCGCGTGGCAGCAGACGCGCTGGACACCGTGACCACCAATGTGTTCCTCCTCGGGGTGCTGCTGGTCCGTGCGTCCTGA
- a CDS encoding phosphoribosyltransferase domain-containing protein, translating to MKRSTVELPSGTLQIELHEEQVPLESITTYAVRQNPRRGFLFVSKILGKHLPVRPSEALKHHRFLATSLPAQAEGPVLFIGMAETATGLATSIFEEYSKASGRQDVLYLPSTRYRLGDRSTLQFQETHSHATDHLIYPPESGPKKDLWDGAKTLVLIDDEITTGKTLKALTHTLKRQLPGLREVHLVCFTSWLDLPEEVLLEEFGLPVTIHALVKGNMAFEANPDFSPPELPKVIGNGEDKAPLIRHEYARLGRLPATEHLPEEVQSLVDNLPMQEKPILVLGTGEFAFEPLRFALALENKGHRVVFHTTTRSPILPGEVIQDRLEFMDNYGDQIPNYLYNHRPEQYSRIFVCFETLPTQQDQDLMELLKAEAVYF from the coding sequence TTGAAGCGCAGCACCGTTGAGTTGCCCTCGGGCACTTTGCAGATTGAACTGCATGAAGAGCAGGTGCCTCTAGAATCCATCACCACCTATGCGGTCCGGCAGAATCCCAGACGGGGGTTCTTGTTTGTCAGCAAGATCCTCGGGAAGCACTTGCCGGTCAGGCCCTCTGAAGCCCTGAAGCACCACCGTTTTCTGGCCACTTCACTGCCTGCACAGGCAGAAGGTCCGGTGCTGTTCATCGGGATGGCAGAGACCGCCACTGGTCTTGCCACCAGCATCTTTGAGGAGTACAGCAAAGCCTCTGGCCGTCAGGACGTGCTGTACCTGCCTTCCACCCGCTACCGTCTGGGAGACCGGAGCACCTTGCAGTTTCAGGAAACCCACTCGCATGCCACCGACCACCTGATTTACCCTCCAGAGTCTGGTCCCAAAAAAGACCTCTGGGATGGGGCAAAAACCCTCGTGCTCATTGACGATGAAATCACCACCGGAAAAACCCTGAAGGCCCTGACCCACACTTTGAAAAGGCAACTTCCTGGCCTGAGGGAGGTGCATCTGGTGTGCTTCACCAGTTGGCTGGACCTGCCAGAGGAGGTGCTTTTGGAGGAGTTCGGTTTGCCGGTCACCATCCACGCTCTGGTCAAAGGCAACATGGCTTTTGAGGCCAATCCGGATTTTTCTCCGCCTGAGCTGCCCAAAGTGATCGGCAATGGCGAGGACAAAGCCCCATTGATCCGGCATGAGTATGCCCGTCTGGGACGCCTGCCTGCCACCGAACACCTGCCAGAGGAGGTGCAATCTCTGGTGGATAACCTGCCCATGCAGGAGAAACCCATTCTGGTTCTGGGCACCGGAGAATTTGCTTTTGAGCCTTTGCGGTTTGCACTGGCGCTGGAAAACAAAGGACACAGGGTGGTTTTTCACACCACCACCCGCAGCCCGATTCTGCCCGGCGAGGTGATTCAGGACCGTCTGGAATTCATGGACAATTACGGGGACCAGATTCCCAACTACCTGTACAACCACCGCCCAGAGCAGTACAGCCGGATTTTCGTGTGCTTTGAGACCCTGCCCACCCAGCAAGATCAGGATTTGATGGAACTTTTAAAAGCAGAGGCGGTTTACTTTTGA
- a CDS encoding glycoside hydrolase family 19 protein yields the protein MITPELIRKINPSAPRPDIMAEKFQKAADQHGINTKLRVAHFLAQLAAESRLVPQEENLNYSAKRLREVWPARFPTLESAQPYAMNPEALGDKVYGGRMGNTQPGDGFKYRGRGFIQLTGRDNYATYGELTGFDLVGNPDLLLQIGVGAQVAAAYWKARNLNRFADQDKIRGVTRGINGGLNGLEHRAQYLRLIKQHFGI from the coding sequence TTGATCACGCCTGAACTGATCCGAAAGATCAACCCATCGGCTCCACGGCCAGACATTATGGCCGAGAAATTCCAGAAGGCAGCAGACCAGCACGGCATCAACACCAAACTGAGGGTCGCGCACTTTCTGGCCCAACTGGCAGCGGAATCCCGACTGGTTCCGCAGGAAGAAAACCTGAATTACTCCGCTAAACGCCTGCGGGAAGTATGGCCTGCTCGTTTCCCCACTCTGGAAAGTGCCCAGCCTTACGCCATGAACCCAGAAGCTCTGGGTGACAAGGTGTACGGTGGGCGCATGGGGAACACCCAGCCGGGCGATGGCTTCAAGTACCGGGGTAGGGGCTTCATCCAGTTGACCGGGCGGGACAATTACGCCACTTACGGCGAACTGACCGGCTTTGATTTGGTGGGCAACCCTGATTTGCTGCTTCAAATCGGGGTGGGTGCGCAGGTGGCAGCAGCGTACTGGAAGGCCAGAAACCTGAATCGCTTCGCTGATCAGGATAAAATTAGGGGGGTCACCAGAGGTATCAATGGTGGCCTGAATGGACTGGAGCACCGGGCGCAGTACCTGAGGCTCATCAAGCAGCACTTCGGCATCTGA
- a CDS encoding ATP-grasp domain-containing protein: MKTRVWFNKGFSVLHHVIAAMHSTAQWEIYATHTSNDAPMLYGPWHHELEPKGLVGSAYVQWALDYCKKHRIEVFFPSKEKSIVKKHEADFEALGTRLVVAASPETIKLLDHKADFLKAFPTEICPIPDWRTFHTLDEFNQRVEELGGETEPLCFKPSVGIYASGFRMLRRRSRMTLLLGNELYAMSYTEAREYFGNNKKFTEMLLMQLCEGTERSIDCLALDGELAQYVIRTKSQEGSSQFSEENPEVEQIVRDITRHYRLSGIFNMQLKDRQGVPNMLEINPRPSGGIHMSITAGLNYGHYAALLALGRIQPHEVPAPRRNVHMMAFSSSLLVKEDVLEEQH, from the coding sequence ATGAAAACACGCGTCTGGTTCAACAAGGGTTTCAGTGTGCTGCACCATGTGATTGCAGCCATGCACAGCACAGCACAATGGGAGATTTACGCCACCCACACCTCCAATGATGCCCCGATGCTTTACGGCCCATGGCACCACGAACTTGAACCCAAAGGGCTGGTGGGTTCTGCCTACGTTCAGTGGGCACTGGATTACTGCAAAAAGCACCGCATTGAGGTGTTCTTTCCCTCCAAGGAAAAGAGCATCGTCAAGAAGCATGAAGCGGATTTTGAAGCTCTGGGCACCCGGCTGGTGGTGGCCGCATCACCAGAGACCATCAAACTGCTGGACCACAAAGCAGATTTTTTAAAGGCTTTTCCCACCGAAATTTGCCCCATTCCCGACTGGCGCACCTTTCACACCCTCGATGAATTCAACCAGAGGGTCGAAGAACTGGGAGGGGAAACCGAACCCCTGTGCTTCAAACCCAGTGTGGGCATTTATGCCAGTGGCTTCAGGATGCTGCGACGCCGCAGCCGCATGACCTTGTTGCTCGGGAATGAGCTGTACGCCATGAGCTACACAGAAGCCAGAGAGTACTTCGGGAACAACAAAAAATTCACCGAAATGCTCCTGATGCAGCTTTGCGAAGGCACCGAGCGTTCGATTGATTGCCTTGCCCTTGACGGCGAACTCGCCCAGTACGTGATTCGCACCAAAAGTCAGGAAGGCAGCAGCCAGTTCAGCGAAGAGAACCCCGAGGTGGAACAGATTGTGCGCGACATCACCCGCCATTACCGCCTGAGCGGGATTTTCAACATGCAATTGAAAGACCGTCAGGGGGTGCCCAACATGCTGGAAATCAACCCAAGGCCCAGTGGCGGCATCCACATGAGCATCACCGCTGGCCTGAATTACGGGCATTACGCTGCACTCCTTGCACTGGGCAGAATCCAGCCCCATGAAGTGCCTGCCCCGAGGCGCAATGTGCACATGATGGCGTTCAGCTCCAGCTTGCTGGTCAAAGAAGACGTTCTGGAGGAGCAGCATTGA
- a CDS encoding DUF475 domain-containing protein — protein MLRREFGFAFVVTVVCLVGAFYYGLQTGNMSTALSFLLIALILGVMEVSLSFDNAVVNASVLKNMSPVWQQRFLTWGILIAVFGMRFIFPIVIVAVVAKLGFFEVAQLAFNNPSEYAKHLNEAHVPISAFGGSFLMLVFLKYLMDPEKEIHWLGFIERPLAKIGRLDTIQVFITGALLLGLVNYAVHPEEKMAALTAGVVGILTYIFIDALGGLFDADDMAAKAGAAGLTAFIYLEVLDASFSLDGVIGAFAITKEVVVIAAGLCIGAVFVRSLTLMLVKKGTLQQYVFLEHGAHYGIGALAIIMLLSMNHDIHIPEVVTGLIGVGFIVASVLWSMRYQRQNPQLGE, from the coding sequence ATGTTGCGTCGCGAGTTTGGTTTTGCTTTTGTGGTGACTGTGGTGTGTTTGGTGGGGGCCTTTTATTACGGCCTCCAGACCGGCAACATGTCCACGGCCCTTTCGTTTCTGCTGATTGCCCTGATTCTGGGCGTGATGGAAGTCTCCCTGAGCTTCGACAACGCCGTGGTGAACGCCAGTGTCCTCAAGAACATGAGTCCGGTCTGGCAACAGCGCTTCCTGACATGGGGCATCCTGATTGCCGTGTTCGGCATGCGGTTCATCTTCCCGATTGTGATTGTGGCGGTGGTGGCCAAACTGGGTTTCTTTGAAGTGGCCCAGCTGGCTTTCAACAATCCATCGGAGTACGCCAAGCACCTGAATGAGGCACACGTGCCCATTTCGGCGTTCGGTGGATCTTTCTTGATGCTGGTGTTCCTGAAATACCTGATGGACCCAGAGAAGGAAATCCACTGGCTGGGTTTCATCGAGCGCCCTCTGGCCAAAATTGGCCGTCTGGACACCATTCAGGTGTTCATCACCGGTGCACTTCTTCTGGGCTTGGTGAATTACGCCGTGCACCCCGAGGAGAAAATGGCTGCTCTGACCGCAGGGGTGGTGGGCATCCTGACCTACATCTTCATTGACGCTCTGGGGGGCCTTTTTGACGCCGATGACATGGCCGCCAAAGCAGGGGCTGCAGGTCTGACCGCTTTCATTTACCTGGAAGTGCTGGACGCCAGTTTCTCTCTGGACGGCGTGATCGGTGCGTTTGCCATCACCAAAGAAGTGGTGGTGATTGCCGCAGGTCTGTGCATCGGTGCAGTCTTCGTGCGTTCCTTGACCCTGATGCTGGTGAAAAAAGGCACCTTGCAGCAGTACGTGTTCCTGGAGCACGGCGCACACTACGGGATTGGGGCTCTGGCCATCATCATGCTGCTGAGCATGAACCACGACATCCACATCCCCGAGGTGGTCACCGGCTTGATTGGTGTGGGCTTCATTGTGGCTTCGGTGCTCTGGTCCATGCGTTACCAGCGGCAGAATCCGCAGCTGGGCGAGTAA
- a CDS encoding TerD family protein: MPVSLSKGGNVSLTKEAPGLTSITVGLGWDVRSTDGAAFDLDASAFLLGENGKVASDSDFVFFNNKTSTDGSVEYGGDNRTGEGAGDDETVKVDLTRVPQNVTRIVIAVTIYDAEGRRQNFGMVRNAYARVLNNAGGSEIARYDLSEDASTETAMIFAEVYRHNSDWKFKAIGQGYNNGLRGLALDFGVNVG; the protein is encoded by the coding sequence ATGCCAGTAAGTCTCAGCAAAGGTGGAAACGTCAGTTTGACCAAAGAAGCTCCCGGTCTGACCAGCATCACAGTGGGTCTGGGTTGGGACGTCCGCAGCACCGACGGGGCCGCATTTGACCTTGATGCCAGCGCTTTTTTGCTTGGCGAAAATGGAAAAGTTGCTTCTGACAGCGACTTCGTGTTCTTCAACAACAAGACCAGCACCGATGGAAGCGTGGAGTACGGCGGAGACAACCGCACCGGTGAGGGTGCAGGCGACGACGAAACCGTCAAAGTGGACCTGACCCGTGTTCCCCAGAACGTGACCCGCATCGTGATTGCCGTGACCATCTATGATGCAGAAGGCCGCCGTCAGAACTTCGGCATGGTCCGCAACGCTTACGCACGTGTATTAAACAATGCAGGCGGTTCGGAAATTGCCCGTTATGATCTCAGTGAGGACGCCAGCACCGAGACCGCCATGATCTTCGCTGAAGTGTACCGCCACAACAGCGACTGGAAATTCAAAGCCATTGGTCAGGGCTACAACAACGGTCTGCGCGGCCTTGCGCTGGACTTTGGTGTGAACGTCGGCTGA
- a CDS encoding HU family DNA-binding protein — translation MEKVGKQQLIQVIAEKAGVSKKDAGEVIDSMLEIIVEALKEGKTVGLPGFGTLSVVPTKERQAVRPGTTERITVPAGKKIRFKTATSLQDNL, via the coding sequence ATGGAAAAAGTCGGTAAGCAACAACTGATTCAAGTGATCGCCGAAAAAGCCGGTGTCAGCAAAAAAGACGCAGGCGAAGTCATTGACTCCATGCTGGAAATCATTGTTGAGGCCCTTAAGGAAGGCAAGACCGTCGGTCTGCCCGGTTTTGGCACCCTCTCTGTGGTTCCCACCAAAGAGCGTCAGGCCGTGCGTCCCGGCACCACCGAGCGCATCACCGTTCCTGCTGGCAAGAAAATCCGTTTCAAAACGGCCACCAGCCTGCAAGACAACCTGTAA
- a CDS encoding TerD family protein, with protein sequence MAINLSKGGNINLSKEAPGLRKVRIGLGWDVRATDGAAFDLDAMALLVKEDGKASSDADLIFYNNLKHGSGAVEHTGDNRTGQGEGDDESILVELARVPAQIQRIVVSVSIHDGLSRGQNFGQIRNAFIRVVDDETGTEVARYDLSEDASTETLMVFGELYRHNADWKFRAVGQGYREGLEAFLRNHGFNV encoded by the coding sequence ATGGCAATCAATCTCAGCAAAGGCGGAAACATCAACCTCAGCAAGGAAGCCCCCGGTCTGCGCAAAGTGCGCATTGGCCTCGGGTGGGACGTGCGGGCCACCGACGGCGCAGCCTTCGACCTCGACGCCATGGCTTTGCTGGTGAAAGAAGATGGCAAGGCCAGCAGCGATGCGGACCTGATCTTCTACAACAACCTCAAGCACGGCAGTGGTGCAGTGGAACACACCGGAGACAACCGCACCGGTCAGGGCGAGGGAGACGACGAGAGCATTCTCGTGGAGCTGGCCCGCGTGCCTGCACAAATCCAGCGCATCGTGGTCTCGGTGAGCATTCACGATGGCCTCTCCAGAGGGCAGAACTTCGGCCAGATCCGCAACGCCTTCATCCGCGTGGTGGACGATGAAACCGGCACCGAAGTGGCCCGTTACGACCTTTCAGAAGACGCCAGCACCGAAACCCTGATGGTGTTTGGTGAACTGTACCGCCACAACGCAGACTGGAAATTCCGCGCCGTTGGTCAAGGTTACCGCGAAGGGCTGGAAGCCTTCTTGCGCAACCACGGCTTCAACGTTTGA
- a CDS encoding TerD family protein: protein MINLTKGQSINLKKEGPGGLQRIHLGLGWDVAKPKGLFGRFAAPESIDLDASAAVFDAQGNHVDTVWFRQLQSKDGSIRHSGDNLTGQGDGDDEVITVDLTRLPSNVTQIVLAVSSFRGQNFSKVENAFCRVVNADNKQEAARYNLSATGNHTSIIIGKLQLVSGEWTFKALGEMTNGRTVQDIANDIRRVL from the coding sequence ATGATCAATTTGACCAAAGGACAGAGCATCAACCTGAAAAAAGAAGGCCCCGGCGGCCTGCAAAGAATTCACCTCGGATTGGGCTGGGATGTGGCCAAACCCAAAGGCCTGTTCGGGCGCTTCGCTGCCCCAGAGAGCATTGACCTGGACGCCAGTGCAGCAGTTTTTGATGCACAGGGCAACCACGTCGACACCGTCTGGTTCCGCCAGTTGCAAAGCAAAGACGGCAGCATCCGCCACTCTGGCGACAACCTCACCGGTCAGGGCGACGGCGACGATGAAGTGATCACCGTGGACCTCACCCGCCTGCCTTCCAACGTGACCCAGATTGTGCTGGCGGTGTCCAGTTTCCGGGGTCAGAACTTCTCCAAAGTGGAAAATGCTTTTTGCCGTGTGGTCAATGCAGACAACAAACAGGAAGCTGCACGCTACAACCTGAGCGCCACCGGAAACCACACCAGCATCATCATCGGCAAACTGCAACTGGTCTCTGGCGAATGGACCTTCAAAGCCCTCGGAGAGATGACCAACGGGCGCACCGTTCAAGACATTGCCAACGACATCCGCCGTGTGCTTTAA
- a CDS encoding TerD family protein encodes MQKLVPGQKIKLSDVTSALQLTIDVQVQGSSSAYDISCFLLNEQEKLPSDDHVVFYNNLQSAGQEVQLTQRDSYSSQFQLDLSRMPANIKRLAFTCTTDDGKTFRDIKTGRVRVSHAGEVLLEFVFTGQHFNLEKAVILAEIYFKDVWRFGAYAQGFIGGLEDLVKHYGGTVARPAPAPSPAPIPPAPPTPPARQEPTPAPSVNLKKITLEKRGDSGKVNLRKDGRKQPIHINLNWDQKGKSGGGGLWSLLPGQSSNQSSADLDLGCMFEMQNGYKGVIQALGNTFGAKDTVPYIHLDKDDRSGQSQDGENLLVLRPDMIKRVVVFAYIYQGVSTFQDVGGRMRITDDQGNEIHLKLDQPDPTQRFCAICSITNTGDHIEVTKEERYFRGHQETDQHYGFGFRWQSGQKS; translated from the coding sequence ATGCAAAAACTGGTCCCCGGACAGAAAATCAAACTTTCGGATGTGACATCTGCTTTGCAACTCACCATTGACGTGCAGGTGCAGGGTTCATCCAGTGCCTATGACATCAGTTGCTTTCTGCTGAATGAACAGGAAAAACTGCCTTCCGACGACCATGTGGTGTTTTACAACAACCTCCAGTCTGCCGGGCAGGAAGTCCAACTGACCCAGAGGGACAGTTACAGTTCGCAGTTCCAGCTGGATTTGTCCAGAATGCCTGCAAACATCAAGCGTCTGGCTTTCACCTGCACCACCGACGACGGCAAAACCTTCCGGGACATCAAAACCGGAAGGGTGCGCGTTTCGCATGCCGGAGAGGTGCTGCTGGAATTTGTTTTCACAGGCCAGCACTTCAACCTCGAAAAAGCCGTGATCCTTGCGGAAATCTACTTCAAGGATGTCTGGCGTTTCGGGGCGTATGCACAGGGCTTCATTGGTGGCCTTGAAGACCTTGTGAAACACTACGGTGGTACAGTGGCCAGACCTGCTCCAGCCCCTTCACCTGCACCCATTCCACCTGCTCCACCAACCCCTCCAGCAAGGCAAGAGCCCACCCCAGCCCCGAGTGTGAACCTCAAGAAAATCACCCTTGAGAAACGTGGCGACTCGGGCAAGGTGAATTTGCGCAAGGATGGACGCAAGCAACCCATCCACATCAACCTGAACTGGGACCAGAAAGGCAAATCTGGCGGAGGGGGCCTCTGGAGTTTGCTGCCCGGGCAGTCCAGCAACCAGAGCAGTGCAGACCTTGACCTCGGGTGCATGTTCGAGATGCAAAACGGCTACAAAGGGGTCATTCAGGCGCTCGGGAACACCTTCGGGGCCAAAGACACCGTGCCGTACATCCATCTGGACAAAGACGACCGCAGTGGCCAGTCTCAGGACGGCGAGAACCTGCTGGTTTTGCGTCCAGACATGATCAAACGGGTGGTGGTCTTCGCTTATATTTATCAGGGGGTGTCCACCTTTCAGGATGTGGGAGGCCGCATGCGGATCACCGACGATCAGGGCAACGAAATCCACCTGAAACTGGACCAACCCGACCCCACCCAGCGGTTCTGTGCCATTTGCAGCATCACCAACACCGGAGACCACATCGAGGTCACCAAAGAAGAACGTTATTTCCGGGGTCATCAGGAAACCGATCAGCATTACGGCTTCGGGTTCCGCTGGCAGTCCGGTCAAAAATCTTGA